The following proteins come from a genomic window of Salvia hispanica cultivar TCC Black 2014 chromosome 4, UniMelb_Shisp_WGS_1.0, whole genome shotgun sequence:
- the LOC125221090 gene encoding uncharacterized protein LOC125221090 — protein sequence MRKKKPTKADLKVPYHCSEIIQKEMAVKQRDPGQFIIRCRIGEAKVDKALCDLGSSINLVALKYYEKLNIGPLKTSDVTLRLADNSSIKTVGMIEDVIVKVDDFIFPADFIMLDMEVDKNVSLILGRDFLATCKALIDVGRDEITISDNYSHSTYKIESEMLKFEEAKRVKMERQCRARQSWSRI from the coding sequence ATGAGGAAGAAAAAGCCAACAAAAGCCGACCTTAAGGTACCGTATCATTGCAGTGAGATCATCCAAAAGGAAATGGCAGTGAAGCAGAGAGATCCGGGCCAATTCATTATCAGATGCCGGATTGGAGAAGCGAAAGTTGACAAGGCCCTATGCGATCTAGGATCTTCCATCAATCTCGTGGCACTGAAGTACTACGAAAAGCTCAACATCGGGCCGCTCAAAACTTCAGACGTGACACTAAGATTGGCCGATAACTCGTCCATCAAAACTGTAGGTATGATTGAGGATGTCATAGTTAAAgttgatgattttattttccccGCCGACTTTATTATGCTTGACATGGAAGTAGACAAGAACGTCTCTCTAATCTTAGGGAGAGATTTTCTTGCCACTTGCAAAGCTTTGATTGATGTAGGTCGTGACGAGATCACAATTAGTGACAACTATAGTCACTCCACCTATAAGATCGAGAGCGAGATGCTCAAGTTTGAGGAGGCAAAGCGGGTGAAGATGGAACGGCAGTGCAGGGCAAGGCAATCATGGTCACGGATTTGA